DNA sequence from the Acidobacteriota bacterium genome:
CGGGGATGCGCAACCCGCAGGTCGAGAACACCACGCTCAGCCTCGAGTGGCAGCTCAACCAGGACTACACCCTCACCGGCACCTACGCCCAGGGCGATTCGAAGTACCTGCGCACCGGCGGGTTCAGCAGCACGCGATGGAATCGAAACTTCGAGAGCCTCGGCCAGGATGAATTCGGACGGACGATCCTCGGTGGGCCGGTCGACGACACGGTCGCTGGCGCCAACGCCCACGGCAGCTTCAGCCGTGGTGAGTTCCGGCAGTTCGTCATCAACCTGACCCGGCGCTACGCCAACGGGTATCAGTTCTTCATCAACTACTCGCACTCCTCGAACAAGGACAACGCCGCGAGCGAGCGGGACACCGACAGCTTCTTCGGTCCGTCGGACCCGTACAACATCGATCTGGACTGGGGTCGCAACGCGCTCGACATTCCCAACCAGCTGAAGATCTCGGGAAGCGTCGACGTCGGTAAGGGCTTCCTCGTGAGCGGCCTGCTCATCGCCCGCGACGGGATCCCCTTCCCCGCCTGCATCGCCGACGACACCAACGGTGACGGGGTGGTCAACAACGGCTGCTCCAACGACCGTCCGGTGGTCAACGGGCCCAGCGGCAGGTACCTGCTGGAGCGGTACCCGGGACGGCAGCCCGACTTCTTCCAGTTCGACATGCGGGTGAGCAAGGAGTTTCAGCTGGGTGGCGAGAAGACGGTCGAGGTGATCGTCGACATCTTCAACGTGTTCGATACCGCCAACAAGTACGCCAATCCGGCGATTTCCTCGTTGGTCGCAACGGAGCTCGACGCGCCGCCGGTCGAGGGCCGGGACGGCTATCGCATCAACGACCAGATCGCGCCGGGCAGCACGCCGTTCGCGATCCAGCTGGGCGCGAGGTTCCGTTTCTAGGGCCGGAGACGTGAGCATCGCTACGAGACGATCGTTTCTGTCGGCGATGGGGAGCGCCCTGGCGCTTCCCATCGCCTTTTCCAGACCCTCGGCCGGGTCGACGGCCGGCGAGGGTGTGACGGATCCGCGCCGGCCCGCGCCGATCGGCAGCCCGGTCCTGGACAGCCTGTGGCCGGTCATCGCGAGCTCGCGCCACGTCCGCACCGACGAAGCGCGGATCCGCGCGGTGGCGCGGTGGATGGCCTATGAGAAGCTGCCCTTTCCCAGCTTCGGACTCGACTTCGATCCGGCGACCGAGCGTGACCGGGCGATCGACTTCGCCATGGTCTCGAACACCATCAACTCCGCCTTCACCGACTTCGACACCGGCATCAAATTCCAGACCGAGTACCAGGGCCGGAGCTGGTCCGACGCCCAGGCGATGACCGCATGCCTCAAGCGGGCGATGGAGAAGGGCATCCCGATCCTCGACGGCCGCTTCCTGGCCGAGGTGAGCCGCGACGAGCTCGACGAGGTCTTCAGCGGCAACATCGAGATGCCGATGCTCGACGAGAAGCGGGCGGTCCTGAACGAGGTCGGCCAGGCCCTGGCGGAGCGCTACGACGGCTTCTTCCACAACTTCGTGCCCACCTGCTCGCCGCGCCTCTTCGACTCGGGGAAGGGTCTGGTCGACCGGCTCATCAGCGAGTTCCCGCGCTTCAACGACACCTCCCCCTATCGCGGCCACACCGTCCAGTTCCACAAGCTGGCGCAGCTCACCTACTGGGGTCTCTACTCGGGCTTTCGCGGCCACGGCGGCTTTCGCATCGACGACATCGGCTCGATGACCGCTTTTGCCGACTACATCGTGCCGGTGGCGCTGCGAGTCATGGGCATCCTGGTCTATACGCCGGAGCTCGACGACAAGATCGAACAGGGCGTGCTGATCCCCCGCGACTCCGACGAGGAGATCGAGATCCGGGCCCACATGCTCTACGCGACGGCGCTGCTCACCGAGGAGGTCAACGCGCTGCGCCCGCCGGAGCTTGAGGTGATCATTCCGCAGGTCGACGCCCGCCTCTGGTCGAGCTATCACACGACGCACTGGCCGCATCACCTGACGCGCACCATCATGTACTAGGCCCGCGGCGAGGCGCGCCGCCCGGCCCTCGCACGACCGGGCGAAGACGCTTAGCCCGGCTCGCTGGCCGAGGCCAGCGCCCTCGCATAGCGCTCGTCCCCGGGCTCCAGGTCGACGGCCCGACGCAGCGCCTCGACCGCGCTCTCGCGGTCGTCGAGCTCGAGACAGACCTGTGACAGGTGGAAGAAGGCCTCCGAATCCACCGGGTTGATGAGAGTCGCCTGCATCAGCGCTTCGCGAGCCGCTTCCGGGTCCCCCAGCTTGCCGAGGGTGAGTCCGAGGACATAGAGCGCCTCGGCGCTGTAGGGCGCGTGGATCAGGGCCTGCTCGGCCGCCTCGCGCGCGATCTGGAAGCGGCCGGCGGAGTAGAGGATCTTGGCCAGCTGGATGAAGGCCCCCTCGTTGTCCGGATCCTGCTCGATCGCCTGCTGCAGCAGCGCCAGCGCCTCGTTGGGGCGGCCGCCGCGGGCGTTCTCGCCCGCCTCGCGCACCAGATGGTCGGCCTGGACGCCGCTTTCGCGCTCGGTGTGGTCTCGCTTGGCGAGCTCGGCGAAGCGGCGCCGCACCTCGGCCGCCTTCTCGGGCCGTCCGGAGCAGTGGTAGGCTCGGGCCAGGAGGGAGACCGACTCGGTGTCGTCGGGCTTGACCGCGAGGATCCGCTCCAGGTGCTCGGCGCCCTCGGCGCACCGTTTCTCGCGCACCAGGATCGTCGCCAGGAGGAAGCGTCCGCGGGTCTTGTCGGGCTCCAGCTCCACCACCCGCTCGGCGTCGGCGAGGGCCCGGACAGCGTCGTTGCGGTCGGCGTAGATCGAGGCCCGGAAGTAATGGGCGACGGCGTTGTCGGGCTCGAGCCGGATGGCGTGGTTGAGCTCGGCGATCGCCTCTTCGATCTCGTCACGCGACTTGTGGACGACGCCGAAGTGGAGGCGGATGGTGGCGCTGTCGGGATCGATCGCGAGCGCCGCCTGAAGCGCCTCGGCCGCCTCATCGTAGAGCTGCAGATCGATGAAGAGGCGGCCGAGCGCGAACGGTGGCGCCGCGCTCTCGGGGTGCGTCGCGATCGCCTCCTCCAGGACCCGCTTGGCCTGGTTGAAGTTGCTGAGCTGGCGGTAGGACTCGGCCAGCGCCAGCAGTGCGAGCTCGTGGCCGGGCTCGATCTCGAGGGTGCGGCGAAAGGCGGCGATCGCCTCCGCCATCCGGAAGCGCGAGCGGTAGGCCTCGCCCAGCTCGACCCATAGCCGCGTATCGTCCGGCGCGCCCTCGAGCGCCGAGTGGTAGCTCACGATCGCCTCCTCGAAGCGGCCGGCGGCGAGAAGGGCTCGGGCCTCGGCCGAGCTCGCCGCCGGAACGACCGGATCCTGGCCGGTCGCCGGTCGTGACGCGGAGAGGGGGAGCAGGAGGGCCAGGGTGATCGCGGCGGTGAAGGTCGATCGCATCGGCTGACGCGAGATTATACGGAGTGCGGCCCGCAGGGCTCGAGGCGGTGCGTTGGCCAGCCTTTCGGGCCGGCTGTAGACTTGGCGCCGATTCGCACAAAGAGGAGGAGATCTCATGCGTCGCCGTTCGATCGTCGGTTTCGCGCTCGCCCTGACCCTGACCGCCGCCGGCGCACGCGCCGACGAGGCGGAGCTGGTCAAGGTCTTCATCGACCAGGACACCTCGGGCCCGGCGGGGACCGACTCGGTCTCGATCGCCATGCTGCTCCAGGCGCCCAACGTCGACGTCGTCGGCATCGGCGTCGTGGCGGGGGACGCCTGGCTGGATCAGGCGGTGTACCACACGCTCAAGATCGTCGAGCTCACCGGCCAGACCCATGTGCCCGTCGCGGCGGGCTCGGAGGTGCCGCTGCTCAATTCGCAGGCGATGATGGAGCGCCGCGAGGAGCTGTGGGGTGAAAAGGCGGGCGACGGCTGGCACGGCAACTGGGGAGACGAGGTGCCGCCGCCCGACCAGATCTCCTACGAGCCCGGGGGCCCTCCGACCCTCGAGGTGGTGGACCAGACCGCGGCCGAGCTTCTGATCGAGATGGCCCGCAAATACCCCGGCGAGCTGGTGCTCCACACCGCCGGTCCGCTCACCAACGTCGCTCTGGCCGTGCGTCTGGCGCCAGACATCGTGGACAAGATCAAGGCGGTCTACACGATGGGGGGCCACATCCACGTCAACCAGCGCTTCAACTTCTGGTGGGACGCCGAGGCCGCGTTCATCCATATCCGGACGCCTTGGAAAGAGCGCCACCTGACCCCGATCGACGTCTGTCACAAGACCCACATGACGCGCGAGCTGATCGAGGCGATCGCCGACGCGGGGACACCGCTGGCCGAGTACCTGCGCGCCAGCTATCTCGACCTCGACCGCGGCTACAGCTACATGTGGGACGAGCTGGCGGCGGCGGCGATCATCGACCCGGCGATCATCACCGAGACCGAGGAGCTGCGCCTCGACGTCGACTATCTCCCGGGGCCGAGCTACGGCAAGACGGTGTGGACGTCGCCGCGCATCGAGCCGTGGTTCGCCGGCCAGACGTGGACGGTGCAGACGGATATCGACGTCGAGCGCTTCGAGAAGTTGTTTGTGGAGTTGATGCGGCGGGCGCCCTCCGAGTAGAACGGGTAGGCGCACTCGCTCTACTCAGCCACCTCGGACTGGCTGCGTGCGGAATGCGACCGCGCATCCCGAGGCGCGTCGCCGCCTCTACTCGGGCTGGGCGCGCTGGTCGAGAAAGCGGTCGACCGCCTCGGGCATGAAGCTGGCGGTCGAGAAGGCGCCGGGCAGGGCCTCTTCGAAGGTTGTTCGGCGTAGGCGACGGCTGGCGCCGTCGGTCGATTCCTCGATCAGGATGAGGAGCGTCGGCTCGTGCCCGCGCTTCTGATTGAACGAGCTCGCCTCGTAGCCGTACTGGCGGTCGCGGTAGCTGACCCGTGGCGTGTGTCCGGGAGCCGTCGCCACGACGATCGCCGCGACGAAGTAGTCGCTGTGGGCCGCCGCCTGTTGCAGGACAGCCCCCACGGGGTAGCGGTAGTGGAAGGCCGCGTCGTCGGCGCCGGCGGCGCGGTAGACGTTGCCCTGGGTGGTGAGCGCGGCGACACCCAGGTGCTCCGCGGCGGCGGTGAACAACGCGACGCCGCCGGCGCGCGCCTCGAGGGCGGTGGCGACGAGCTCTTCAAGCTGCGCCGCCGGCAGACCGGTGTCCTCGGGGGTGACCTCGGGGAAGTCGGTCTCCGGGACCACCCAAGGCGCGAAACGGCGAACGTGCACGCTGTGGTCCGCGCCCGACCCGCAGACGATGAGCAGGTCCCGCCAGCGCGTCGTGGTCATCAGGTAATCGCGGCAGTCGCCGCACGACCCGCCGGTGCCACAGGCGCGGTCGGTGTAGAAGGCGAGGAAGTCGACTTCTTCGCGGGCGGCCTCGGGTCCGATCAGGTTGATCACGTGGTTGAGCAGGGAGGTCTCGGCGTGGATGGCTTCCGGGTAGCCGGCCCACTCGGTGTTGCCACCGACGACGGTGTGGTCGACGCCGTCGTGGCTCACGACCGTCGCCGCGCGGACGTGGTACTTCGAGATGCTGGGGTCCGTTCCGGCTTTGGCCGCGGCGTCGAGGGCCGTAAAGATCCGGCCCTCGAGCTCGGGCTCGGTGACCTCCTGGCGGGCCTCCTCGGTGAGCGCCCAGGGGCGCTCGGCCTCGCGCTCGGCCGCGGAGCAGCCGAGCGCCAACGCCGGAACGACGGCCGC
Encoded proteins:
- a CDS encoding nucleoside hydrolase: MRRRSIVGFALALTLTAAGARADEAELVKVFIDQDTSGPAGTDSVSIAMLLQAPNVDVVGIGVVAGDAWLDQAVYHTLKIVELTGQTHVPVAAGSEVPLLNSQAMMERREELWGEKAGDGWHGNWGDEVPPPDQISYEPGGPPTLEVVDQTAAELLIEMARKYPGELVLHTAGPLTNVALAVRLAPDIVDKIKAVYTMGGHIHVNQRFNFWWDAEAAFIHIRTPWKERHLTPIDVCHKTHMTRELIEAIADAGTPLAEYLRASYLDLDRGYSYMWDELAAAAIIDPAIITETEELRLDVDYLPGPSYGKTVWTSPRIEPWFAGQTWTVQTDIDVERFEKLFVELMRRAPSE
- a CDS encoding tetratricopeptide repeat protein; the encoded protein is MRSTFTAAITLALLLPLSASRPATGQDPVVPAASSAEARALLAAGRFEEAIVSYHSALEGAPDDTRLWVELGEAYRSRFRMAEAIAAFRRTLEIEPGHELALLALAESYRQLSNFNQAKRVLEEAIATHPESAAPPFALGRLFIDLQLYDEAAEALQAALAIDPDSATIRLHFGVVHKSRDEIEEAIAELNHAIRLEPDNAVAHYFRASIYADRNDAVRALADAERVVELEPDKTRGRFLLATILVREKRCAEGAEHLERILAVKPDDTESVSLLARAYHCSGRPEKAAEVRRRFAELAKRDHTERESGVQADHLVREAGENARGGRPNEALALLQQAIEQDPDNEGAFIQLAKILYSAGRFQIAREAAEQALIHAPYSAEALYVLGLTLGKLGDPEAAREALMQATLINPVDSEAFFHLSQVCLELDDRESAVEALRRAVDLEPGDERYARALASASEPG